The following are from one region of the Tenacibaculum dicentrarchi genome:
- a CDS encoding nitrous oxide reductase accessory protein NosL, with translation MKKLSVILLLMPLFLACSITPSKIEYGKDACHFCKMTIVEKTHASEIVTKKGKPFKYDAIECLLNDLSNRDIAKIELFLVTDYLNPTVLIDAKKATFLINAMIKSPMGANLSAFSIKKPAEKLVKVSADEIFNWEGIQKKFRAKI, from the coding sequence ATGAAAAAACTAAGTGTAATTTTATTATTAATGCCTCTTTTTTTAGCGTGTTCTATAACTCCTTCAAAAATTGAATACGGAAAAGATGCTTGCCATTTTTGTAAAATGACAATTGTTGAAAAAACTCATGCTTCAGAAATAGTAACCAAAAAAGGGAAACCTTTTAAATATGACGCTATTGAGTGTTTATTAAACGATTTATCGAATCGTGATATTGCTAAAATTGAATTATTTTTAGTTACAGATTATTTAAATCCAACGGTTTTAATTGATGCAAAAAAAGCAACTTTTTTAATAAACGCTATGATTAAAAGTCCGATGGGTGCTAATTTATCGGCATTTTCAATAAAAAAACCGGCTGAAAAATTAGTAAAAGTTTCTGCGGATGAAATATTTAATTGGGAAGGGAT
- the nosZ gene encoding Sec-dependent nitrous-oxide reductase has translation MNINIKIVTLLLATSSLFVSCGNRGNNSNKSALNSSKAEKVYVAPGEHDSHYAFISGGYSGNLTVYGLPSGRMFKEIPVFSQFPTTGYGYSEETKPMLNTSFGQIPWDDSHHPDISQTNGELDGRWIFINGNNTPRIARISLTTFETEEIIEVPNSAGNHSSSFITENTEYVVAGTRFSVPVPQADVSIDKYKGNFKGALSFISVDKETGRMGIKFQVLMPGFNYDLSHPGRGESHGWFFFTTYNTEEANSLLEVNASQNDKDFIAAINWKKIEEYVNNGGGTKIPANYAHNVYDEHTHTATSTMKKEVLTVNPMDVPGAIYFLPTPKSPHGCDVDPSGEYIIGNGKLSADLTVHSFSKMLAAIESKSFDGDAYGIPILNYEAILAGSVKSGGLGPLHTEFDGLGNAYTTFFISSEVVKWKIGTWEVIDRKPTYYSVGHLTIPGGNSRKPFGKYMFAMNKITKDRYLPTGPELEHSAQLYDITGDKMELLLDFPTHGEPHYAAAIPASIIKNNSKKFYRLDENKHPYAILSPADAKVTRKGNEVHISMSMIRSHFTPDNIEGIKVGDKVYFHVTNHEQDFDVPHGFAMIGANNSELLIMPGQTKTLIWEPKKVGVWPFYCTDFCSALHQEMQGYIRVSPKKSAIKLSWSLDGE, from the coding sequence ATGAATATAAATATAAAAATTGTAACATTATTATTAGCAACTAGTTCTTTATTTGTAAGTTGTGGTAATAGAGGTAACAATAGTAATAAAAGTGCTTTGAATAGTAGCAAAGCTGAAAAAGTATATGTAGCTCCAGGAGAACATGATTCTCATTACGCTTTTATATCAGGAGGTTATAGTGGAAATTTAACGGTTTACGGTTTGCCTTCAGGACGAATGTTTAAAGAAATCCCTGTTTTTTCACAGTTTCCAACAACAGGTTACGGATATTCAGAAGAAACAAAACCAATGTTAAATACTTCTTTTGGGCAAATTCCTTGGGATGATTCTCATCATCCAGATATTTCTCAGACTAATGGAGAGTTAGATGGTCGTTGGATATTTATAAATGGTAACAATACGCCACGTATTGCTAGAATTAGCCTTACAACTTTTGAAACAGAAGAAATTATTGAAGTACCTAATAGTGCAGGAAATCATAGTTCTTCTTTTATCACTGAAAACACAGAATATGTAGTTGCAGGAACTCGTTTTTCTGTACCTGTGCCTCAAGCAGATGTTTCAATTGATAAATACAAAGGAAACTTTAAAGGTGCGTTATCTTTTATTAGTGTTGATAAAGAAACAGGTAGAATGGGTATCAAATTTCAGGTTTTAATGCCTGGTTTTAACTACGATTTATCGCATCCTGGTAGAGGGGAGTCTCACGGATGGTTTTTCTTTACAACCTATAATACTGAAGAAGCAAACTCATTGTTAGAGGTAAACGCATCACAAAATGATAAAGATTTTATTGCAGCTATCAACTGGAAAAAAATTGAAGAATATGTAAATAATGGTGGTGGTACAAAAATACCAGCAAATTATGCACATAATGTATATGACGAACATACACATACTGCTACTTCAACAATGAAAAAAGAAGTGTTAACGGTAAATCCGATGGATGTTCCTGGAGCTATTTACTTCTTACCAACACCAAAATCTCCTCATGGTTGTGATGTTGATCCTTCAGGTGAATATATTATTGGTAATGGTAAATTATCTGCTGATTTAACCGTGCATTCATTTTCTAAAATGTTAGCAGCTATTGAAAGTAAAAGTTTTGATGGCGATGCTTACGGAATCCCAATTTTAAATTATGAAGCTATCTTAGCTGGTTCTGTAAAATCAGGAGGATTAGGACCTTTACATACCGAATTTGATGGTTTAGGAAATGCTTATACAACCTTCTTTATTTCTTCAGAAGTTGTAAAATGGAAAATAGGAACCTGGGAAGTAATTGACAGAAAACCAACGTATTATTCCGTAGGGCATTTAACGATTCCGGGAGGGAATTCAAGAAAACCTTTCGGTAAATATATGTTTGCTATGAATAAAATAACAAAAGACCGTTACTTACCAACAGGTCCTGAATTAGAGCATTCGGCACAATTATATGATATTACAGGCGATAAAATGGAACTATTATTAGATTTTCCAACACACGGAGAACCTCATTACGCTGCGGCAATTCCTGCAAGTATTATTAAAAATAATTCTAAAAAATTCTATCGATTAGATGAAAATAAGCATCCGTATGCAATTTTATCACCCGCAGATGCAAAAGTAACACGAAAAGGAAATGAAGTTCATATTTCTATGTCTATGATTCGCTCACACTTTACGCCAGATAATATTGAAGGAATAAAAGTAGGCGATAAAGTATATTTTCATGTTACAAATCATGAACAAGATTTTGATGTACCTCATGGATTTGCAATGATTGGGGCTAATAATTCAGAGTTATTAATAATGCCAGGACAAACAAAAACCTTAATATGGGAGCCTAAAAAAGTAGGGGTTTGGCCTTTTTATTGTACTGATTTTTGTTCAGCATTGCATCAAGAAATGCAAGGTTATATTAGAGTGTCTCCTAAAAAATCAGCCATAAAATTATCCTGGTCTTTAGATGGAGAGTAA
- a CDS encoding c-type cytochrome yields the protein MNLQKILLVALVTLFISCGGEVRKDAKPVVKQEVKKVPIKAKKKQDVGIVDLKNKGIGPVKSVTLAATIDQEMAAKGAKLFKNKCSACHRTNRKFIGPNPTGILNRRSPEWVMNMIMNPGEMVKKDPIAKALLMKFNGSPMANQNLTEAETREILEFFRTLK from the coding sequence ATGAACTTACAAAAAATATTATTAGTCGCATTAGTAACATTGTTTATTAGTTGTGGAGGAGAGGTGAGAAAAGATGCTAAACCTGTTGTTAAACAGGAAGTTAAAAAAGTACCTATTAAAGCAAAAAAGAAACAAGATGTAGGGATTGTCGATTTAAAAAATAAAGGTATCGGGCCAGTTAAATCGGTAACGTTAGCTGCCACAATCGATCAGGAAATGGCAGCAAAAGGAGCTAAGTTATTTAAAAATAAATGTTCGGCTTGTCATAGAACTAATAGGAAATTTATTGGGCCAAATCCAACAGGAATATTAAATAGACGTTCTCCAGAATGGGTGATGAATATGATTATGAATCCAGGAGAGATGGTTAAAAAAGACCCAATTGCTAAAGCGTTGTTAATGAAATTTAATGGTTCTCCAATGGCAAATCAAAATTTAACAGAAGCCGAAACAAGAGAAATTTTAGAGTTCTTTAGAACTTTAAAATAA
- a CDS encoding fasciclin domain-containing protein translates to MKIKSIILVLFICSIIISCKEKKEIVIKDTHKDIVTKVKGQSDVIDEDSAPNALQVASSLDDFKTLVVAIKTAGLENSLVNAGPLTVFAPVNTAFDKLPEGTIASLLKSENKPKLAFILKNHVAPANYTIKTLDKNVRKNRKLYMASGKYLEVTKKNDELYVGGTKILKSVKVSNGWIHVIGDVLVPSDK, encoded by the coding sequence ATGAAAATAAAATCGATAATTCTAGTATTATTTATATGTTCTATAATCATTTCATGTAAAGAAAAAAAAGAGATAGTAATTAAAGACACTCACAAAGATATTGTAACAAAAGTAAAAGGACAATCTGATGTTATTGATGAAGATTCTGCTCCAAACGCCTTGCAAGTAGCCTCTTCTTTAGATGATTTTAAAACATTAGTTGTTGCCATTAAAACAGCAGGATTAGAAAATTCATTAGTAAATGCAGGACCTTTAACTGTTTTTGCTCCTGTAAATACAGCTTTTGATAAATTACCTGAAGGAACAATAGCCTCGTTATTGAAGTCAGAAAACAAACCAAAATTAGCGTTCATTTTAAAAAATCATGTTGCACCCGCTAATTATACGATTAAAACATTAGATAAAAATGTGCGTAAAAATAGAAAATTATATATGGCATCAGGGAAGTATTTAGAGGTTACTAAAAAAAATGATGAATTATATGTGGGAGGAACTAAAATATTAAAATCGGTAAAAGTTAGTAATGGGTGGATACATGTTATTGGAGATGTATTAGTGCCAAGTGATAAATAA
- a CDS encoding molybdopterin-dependent oxidoreductase, with amino-acid sequence MSASLTSRRSFIKKMAATAAMAAAATMFPGIIFANEQLAGIPEGDLDWKKGPCRFCGVGCGILVGVENGKAIAVKGDPNSTVNKGLLCVKGYHQTMCIQSNDRLTHALVKKNGKYVKTPISDALDIVANKMKETIEKHGKDSVAMYTSGQSTIPEGYIASKFMKGAIGTNNLDCNARLCMASAVAGFLTSFGADEPMGCYDDLDHADYYITWGNNMAEMHPVLFSRMLSQKNKRGAKIIDLATRTTRSSMAANKSILFEPQTDLAIGNAICYEIINNGWVNKSFVEKHCSFSKGLTNMGYGLEDKYKFKDKPTKINFEEYKAFLEDYTPEKVSKLTKVSVKNIKYLAAIYGNPNKKVMSLWCMGVNQHTRGTWMNNIIYNIHLLTGKISQPGNSPFSLTGQPSACGTAREVGTFTHKLPKGVVMNPKHRAKAAKIWKVPVERIPSKPTYHATEMFRAVDRGDIKFIWTQAVNPLVSLPKTSRYRPAMEKESCFVVVSDVFPTPTSDVADVILPAAWHIEKDGLYGNSERRTQHWNKMVEAPGDATPDAWMFIEVAKRMGFGDLFPYSKENHAEEIYNEYRKFHEGAKHGMAPLEVLKKQSGAIWPYVDGKSTQWRFNSKYDPACKNGEDFHFYGKPDGKAVIWQRPFEPAPEMPDETYPFWLNTGRVIEHWHTGSMTRRIPVLHKAMPHAYIELHPEDAKKYGIRNGEKIKVSSKRGSCILPASINERGLPTKGQVFVPFFDENMLINDVTLDAFCPISKEPDYKKCAVKIEKA; translated from the coding sequence ATGAGCGCCTCTTTAACAAGTAGACGAAGTTTTATAAAAAAAATGGCAGCCACAGCAGCAATGGCAGCTGCAGCAACAATGTTTCCTGGAATTATTTTTGCAAATGAACAACTCGCTGGAATACCTGAAGGAGATTTAGATTGGAAAAAAGGACCTTGTCGTTTTTGCGGTGTAGGTTGTGGTATTTTAGTAGGTGTTGAAAATGGAAAAGCTATTGCTGTAAAAGGAGATCCAAACTCAACAGTAAATAAAGGATTACTTTGTGTAAAAGGATATCATCAAACAATGTGTATTCAATCTAATGATAGATTAACACATGCTTTGGTCAAAAAAAATGGAAAATATGTAAAGACTCCTATAAGCGATGCCTTAGATATTGTTGCCAATAAAATGAAAGAAACCATTGAAAAACATGGTAAAGATTCGGTAGCAATGTACACATCTGGTCAATCAACTATTCCTGAAGGATATATAGCTTCTAAATTTATGAAAGGTGCTATTGGTACAAATAATCTAGATTGTAACGCTCGTTTATGTATGGCTAGTGCTGTAGCTGGATTTTTAACATCATTTGGAGCTGATGAACCAATGGGATGTTATGATGATTTAGATCATGCTGATTACTATATTACCTGGGGGAATAACATGGCAGAAATGCATCCTGTTTTATTTTCTAGAATGTTGTCTCAAAAAAATAAAAGAGGTGCTAAAATTATTGACCTAGCAACCAGAACAACACGCTCTAGTATGGCTGCTAATAAATCGATTCTCTTTGAACCTCAAACAGATTTAGCTATTGGTAATGCTATTTGTTACGAAATAATTAATAATGGTTGGGTAAATAAATCATTTGTTGAAAAGCACTGTAGCTTTAGTAAAGGTCTTACTAATATGGGATATGGTTTAGAAGATAAATATAAATTTAAAGACAAACCTACTAAAATAAATTTTGAAGAATACAAAGCATTTTTAGAAGATTATACACCTGAAAAAGTATCTAAACTAACCAAAGTATCTGTAAAAAACATTAAGTATCTAGCTGCTATTTACGGTAATCCAAATAAAAAAGTAATGTCACTTTGGTGTATGGGAGTTAACCAACATACTAGAGGTACATGGATGAATAATATTATTTATAACATTCACTTACTAACTGGTAAAATTTCACAACCAGGAAATAGTCCTTTTTCTTTAACAGGTCAGCCTTCTGCTTGTGGAACTGCTCGTGAAGTAGGAACATTTACACATAAACTTCCAAAAGGAGTTGTAATGAATCCTAAACACAGAGCAAAAGCAGCTAAAATTTGGAAAGTTCCTGTTGAAAGAATTCCATCAAAACCAACATATCACGCAACAGAAATGTTTAGAGCTGTTGACAGAGGCGATATTAAATTTATTTGGACACAAGCTGTAAATCCGTTAGTATCATTACCAAAAACGAGTCGTTATCGTCCTGCAATGGAAAAAGAATCTTGTTTTGTAGTGGTTTCTGATGTATTCCCTACACCTACTTCGGATGTTGCTGATGTTATTTTACCAGCTGCTTGGCATATCGAAAAAGACGGATTATATGGTAATTCAGAAAGAAGAACCCAACATTGGAACAAAATGGTGGAAGCTCCTGGTGATGCAACGCCTGATGCTTGGATGTTTATCGAAGTAGCCAAACGAATGGGATTCGGAGATTTATTTCCTTATAGTAAAGAAAATCATGCCGAAGAAATTTATAATGAATACCGTAAATTTCATGAAGGTGCAAAACACGGAATGGCACCTTTAGAGGTTTTAAAAAAACAATCTGGGGCTATTTGGCCTTATGTTGATGGAAAATCTACACAATGGAGATTCAATTCAAAATATGACCCTGCTTGTAAAAATGGAGAAGATTTTCACTTCTACGGAAAACCTGACGGAAAAGCAGTTATATGGCAACGTCCTTTTGAACCTGCTCCTGAAATGCCTGATGAAACATATCCATTTTGGCTAAATACAGGTAGAGTTATCGAACATTGGCACACAGGTTCTATGACTCGAAGAATACCTGTTTTACACAAAGCAATGCCACACGCTTACATTGAATTACATCCTGAAGATGCTAAAAAATACGGCATCAGAAATGGTGAAAAAATTAAAGTAAGTTCAAAAAGAGGCTCTTGTATTTTACCTGCATCTATCAATGAAAGAGGATTACCTACAAAAGGACAAGTTTTTGTACCATTTTTTGATGAAAACATGCTAATTAATGATGTTACTTTAGATGCCTTCTGCCCTATTTCTAAAGAACCAGATTATAAAAAATGTGCTGTTAAAATAGAAAAAGCATAA
- a CDS encoding nitrate reductase cytochrome c-type subunit encodes MRKRLGIISLFVMLFIAFIVIWNYSYYQGQEKAYIPIKESKSVQIIPSEAGVFKRSEHALDYSKIPVDEKHQRNLKSYYNNRAYHGAPPSIPHPTDENNIGDNTCLKCHENGGFVNKFNAYTPVTPHPELVNCKQCHVAQKSKTLFKNGNFAKVHAPKVGNNNALITSPPAIPHQIQLRENCLACHAGPSAPKEIRVSHPERVNCRQCHVPNNKELTRINDFIRK; translated from the coding sequence ATGAGAAAACGATTAGGTATCATATCGCTATTTGTAATGTTGTTTATTGCTTTTATTGTTATTTGGAATTATAGTTATTACCAAGGACAAGAAAAAGCATACATCCCTATCAAAGAAAGCAAATCAGTTCAAATAATTCCTTCGGAAGCAGGTGTTTTTAAACGGTCAGAACATGCTTTAGATTATTCTAAAATACCTGTTGATGAAAAACATCAAAGAAATTTAAAATCATATTATAATAATAGAGCCTATCATGGAGCACCACCAAGTATTCCACATCCTACGGATGAAAATAACATAGGTGATAACACTTGTTTAAAATGTCATGAAAATGGCGGATTTGTAAATAAATTCAATGCTTATACACCTGTTACACCACATCCTGAATTGGTAAATTGTAAACAGTGTCATGTTGCTCAAAAATCAAAAACACTGTTTAAAAATGGAAATTTCGCAAAAGTACATGCTCCTAAAGTTGGAAATAATAATGCTTTAATAACAAGTCCGCCTGCAATACCTCATCAAATACAATTACGTGAAAATTGTTTAGCATGTCATGCAGGACCTAGTGCACCTAAAGAGATTAGAGTTTCACACCCTGAACGTGTTAATTGCAGACAATGTCATGTTCCAAACAATAAAGAACTTACTAGAATTAACGATTTTATCAGAAAATAA
- a CDS encoding cytochrome c3 family protein, with amino-acid sequence MIHKNYIKQLWFLGIVFLLISTSCKHKEDEYHSVNDKIEAKSKHYKGITISSEKYTANLKLVEITENGITFSIPDRKNAIKSYACTECHSKPLDKMQEKDLKKAHWNIKLNHADANTMSCTTCHNGNNMDNLKSITGHAIDFNNSYKLCSQCHQKQYKDWTGGAHGKRIDSWAPPRASKTCVNCHNPHSPGFETKWPARFNTQIEKERK; translated from the coding sequence ATGATACACAAAAATTATATAAAACAACTTTGGTTTTTAGGAATCGTTTTTTTATTGATAAGTACTTCTTGTAAACATAAAGAAGATGAATATCATAGCGTTAACGATAAAATTGAAGCAAAAAGTAAACACTATAAAGGGATAACTATTTCATCAGAAAAATATACTGCAAATTTAAAATTAGTAGAAATAACAGAAAATGGAATAACCTTTTCTATTCCTGATAGAAAAAATGCTATAAAGTCATACGCTTGTACAGAATGCCACAGTAAACCTTTGGATAAAATGCAAGAAAAAGACCTAAAAAAAGCACATTGGAATATTAAATTAAATCATGCAGATGCCAATACAATGAGCTGTACAACTTGCCATAATGGAAACAATATGGACAATCTTAAAAGTATAACAGGACATGCTATTGATTTTAATAACAGTTATAAATTATGTAGCCAATGTCATCAAAAACAATACAAAGATTGGACAGGTGGCGCACATGGTAAACGAATTGATAGCTGGGCGCCTCCAAGAGCATCAAAAACTTGTGTAAATTGTCATAATCCACATTCGCCTGGTTTTGAAACAAAATGGCCTGCAAGATTTAATACACAAATAGAAAAAGAACGTAAATAA
- a CDS encoding 4Fe-4S dicluster domain-containing protein: MSGIGKYFRLNLNNTTKQKASSGGCGCSSTSDGCNSHSSKEENKKVSEKKISNDEFFRAAVDASIGEERHKDGFEQVFDVKMDRRSAFKKLTASLLIGAGAVSSCTSVVSSDASKEKAQIDWEEQFKGNYKLMDDKEKSATVDRLVRSYQLRTGKNVSMSSKNAEEDVLFGYAFNISKCQGYMDCVSACVEENNQDRNSQMEYIRIHEMKDGKGFNFHEADDNYYHEVPAEGHFYMGTQCFHCDNPPCVEVCPVQATWREEDGIVVVDYDWCVGCRYCMAACPYDGRRFNWSKPEVPEEEVNKNQHYLGNRMRKKGVMEKCTFCVQRSRAGKNPACVEACPTGARIFGNLLDPESTIRWVLENKKVFRLKEDLGTEPKFWYFMD; this comes from the coding sequence ATGAGTGGAATTGGTAAATATTTTAGGTTGAATTTAAACAACACAACTAAACAAAAGGCTTCAAGTGGCGGATGTGGTTGTAGTAGTACTTCTGATGGATGTAATTCTCATTCTTCAAAAGAAGAAAATAAAAAGGTATCCGAAAAAAAAATAAGCAACGACGAGTTTTTTAGAGCTGCTGTAGATGCTTCTATTGGTGAAGAAAGACATAAAGATGGTTTTGAGCAAGTTTTTGATGTAAAAATGGATCGGAGAAGTGCCTTTAAAAAACTAACAGCTAGTTTATTAATTGGTGCTGGAGCAGTTTCATCTTGTACAAGTGTTGTTTCTAGTGATGCATCAAAAGAAAAAGCACAAATAGACTGGGAAGAGCAATTTAAAGGAAACTATAAATTGATGGATGACAAAGAAAAAAGTGCCACTGTTGATAGATTAGTACGTTCTTATCAATTACGTACAGGTAAAAACGTGAGTATGTCATCAAAAAATGCCGAAGAAGATGTATTATTTGGTTATGCTTTCAATATTTCTAAATGTCAGGGATATATGGATTGTGTAAGCGCTTGTGTTGAAGAAAATAATCAGGATAGAAATTCGCAAATGGAATATATCCGTATTCATGAAATGAAAGACGGAAAAGGTTTTAATTTCCATGAAGCTGATGATAATTATTATCATGAAGTGCCTGCGGAAGGACATTTTTATATGGGAACACAATGTTTTCATTGTGATAATCCACCTTGTGTAGAAGTTTGCCCTGTTCAAGCTACTTGGCGAGAAGAAGACGGAATTGTTGTTGTTGATTACGATTGGTGTGTCGGTTGTAGATACTGTATGGCTGCTTGCCCTTACGATGGTCGTCGTTTTAATTGGAGTAAACCCGAAGTTCCTGAAGAAGAAGTGAATAAAAATCAGCATTATTTAGGAAATCGAATGCGTAAAAAAGGTGTAATGGAAAAATGTACTTTCTGTGTGCAACGTTCTAGAGCTGGTAAAAATCCTGCTTGTGTTGAGGCCTGTCCTACTGGCGCACGTATTTTTGGAAATTTACTAGACCCTGAAAGCACTATTCGCTGGGTTTTAGAAAACAAGAAAGTATTCCGATTAAAAGAAGATTTAGGTACAGAACCTAAGTTTTGGTATTTTATGGATTAA
- the dsrP gene encoding sulfate reduction electron transfer complex DsrMKJOP subunit DsrP, whose product MRKLKVFTSLIKDSLDIITHGSKKYHLWMAFLTLIMLIGMYCYSIQIEHGLSVTGMTDRVSWGLYISNFTFLVGVAAAAVMLVMPTYVLKDVDFKQAVLIGEGLAVAALIMCLAFVVADMGGPAVLWHMMPIIGVFNFPNSMLTWDVIALNGYLFINISIPFYILFRHYQGKESKKSVYLPGAILSVFWAVGIHLVTAFLYQGLQAKPFWNTALLGPRFLASAFAAGPALIILVLAIIRTYTEFKIEDKTIKKLALVVTVAAQINLIMLVSELFKEFYAPTHHSESAYYLFFGLDGKTALLPWIWTAITLNVLATVLLTFHKLRNNFKVLFFACSILFIAIWIEKGFGLIVPGFIPGPYGKIAEYTPTGIEIGVTLGIWAMGALIFTVLARTAIQIEIGKMRYKKKSND is encoded by the coding sequence ATGAGAAAACTTAAAGTTTTTACAAGTTTAATTAAAGACAGTCTCGACATTATTACTCATGGCTCTAAAAAGTATCATTTATGGATGGCTTTTTTAACCTTAATAATGTTGATTGGAATGTATTGTTATTCGATTCAAATAGAACACGGATTGAGTGTTACCGGTATGACAGACCGTGTAAGTTGGGGATTATATATTTCTAATTTTACCTTTTTAGTGGGTGTTGCTGCGGCTGCTGTTATGCTAGTAATGCCTACCTATGTTTTAAAAGATGTCGATTTTAAACAAGCCGTACTTATAGGAGAAGGCTTAGCCGTTGCCGCCTTAATAATGTGTTTAGCTTTTGTGGTTGCCGATATGGGAGGTCCTGCCGTTTTATGGCATATGATGCCGATTATTGGTGTTTTTAACTTCCCTAATTCAATGCTTACTTGGGATGTTATCGCTTTAAATGGTTATTTATTTATAAATATTAGCATTCCTTTTTATATTTTATTCAGACATTATCAAGGAAAAGAATCTAAGAAAAGTGTGTATTTACCTGGAGCAATACTTTCTGTTTTTTGGGCAGTTGGTATTCACTTAGTAACCGCATTTTTATATCAAGGATTACAAGCAAAACCCTTTTGGAATACCGCATTATTAGGACCTCGATTTTTAGCCTCTGCTTTTGCTGCTGGTCCTGCATTAATTATTTTAGTATTAGCTATTATTAGAACTTATACCGAGTTTAAAATTGAAGATAAAACTATTAAAAAATTAGCTTTAGTAGTTACTGTTGCTGCTCAAATTAACTTAATTATGTTAGTTTCTGAATTATTTAAAGAATTTTATGCACCAACACACCATAGTGAAAGTGCGTATTATTTATTCTTCGGATTAGATGGAAAAACAGCTTTATTACCATGGATTTGGACAGCTATTACATTAAATGTTTTAGCAACCGTTTTATTAACTTTTCATAAACTCCGTAATAATTTTAAAGTACTGTTTTTTGCTTGTAGTATTTTATTTATTGCCATTTGGATTGAAAAAGGTTTTGGTTTAATTGTTCCTGGATTTATCCCAGGTCCTTACGGTAAAATAGCAGAATACACACCTACTGGAATTGAAATTGGTGTTACCTTAGGTATTTGGGCAATGGGAGCACTTATTTTTACCGTTTTAGCAAGAACAGCTATTCAAATTGAAATTGGTAAAATGAGATACAAAAAAAAGTCAAATGACTAA
- a CDS encoding helix-turn-helix domain-containing protein — translation MSNFLIGIGKRIKIIRKEQKLTISEVASNAGVSNGLISRIENGRTIPSLPVLLELISALKIDASAFFKDIENSQASNYIHIRKEQQQLIEKEVEAKGFTYNYIFSKSLSAIGFEAVILNINPNSKREKVVTDAWEFKYIISGSCTYYIGEDEIIVNKGDSLYFNGKIPHLPFNHTAQDCTMLVLYFFIDAN, via the coding sequence ATGAGTAATTTTTTAATAGGTATTGGTAAACGTATCAAAATCATTCGAAAAGAACAAAAATTAACCATTAGTGAAGTTGCTTCAAATGCAGGTGTATCAAATGGTTTAATTTCTAGAATAGAAAACGGAAGAACCATTCCATCATTACCTGTTTTATTAGAATTAATAAGTGCCTTAAAAATTGATGCAAGTGCTTTTTTTAAAGATATTGAAAATTCACAAGCAAGTAATTATATTCATATTAGAAAAGAACAACAACAATTAATTGAAAAAGAAGTTGAAGCTAAAGGTTTTACTTATAATTATATTTTTAGTAAAAGTTTATCTGCCATAGGTTTTGAAGCTGTTATTTTAAATATAAACCCAAACTCTAAAAGAGAGAAAGTAGTTACTGATGCTTGGGAGTTTAAATATATTATTAGCGGAAGTTGTACATATTATATTGGTGAAGATGAAATTATTGTAAATAAAGGTGATTCGTTATATTTTAACGGAAAAATACCTCATCTACCTTTTAATCATACAGCACAAGATTGTACAATGCTTGTGCTGTATTTTTTTATTGATGCTAATTAA